From one Chanodichthys erythropterus isolate Z2021 chromosome 3, ASM2448905v1, whole genome shotgun sequence genomic stretch:
- the LOC137017026 gene encoding gastrula zinc finger protein XlCGF57.1-like, protein MALREASHELNEREEEKEHYNLMSEEKSTEFSLQKGAQKTGTKSCFTCQQCGKSFKHKKHLIDHMSIHTGEKPFTCQQCGQSFRRKGNLKVHMMSHTREKPHTCTLCGNVFKREQSLRQHMITHTGKSPFTCQQCGKSFSDKGSLERHMRIHTGEKPYTCQQCGQSFSQKGNLKVHMSTHTGEKPVTLIHYFVISK, encoded by the coding sequence ATGGCACTGAGAGAGGCGAGTCATGAACTTAATGAAAGGGAAGAAGAGAAAGAACATTATAATTTAATGAGTGAAGAAAAATCAACAGAGTTTTCCTTACAAAAAGGAGCTCAAAAGACAGGAACTAAAAGTTGTTTCacttgccaacagtgtggaaagagtttcaaacataaaaaacacCTTATAGACCACATGAgcattcacactggagagaaacctttcacctgccaacagtgtggacagagtttcagaagaaaaggaaaccttaaagtccacatgatgAGTCACACTAGAGAAAAGCCTCACACCTGCACTCTGTGCGGGAATGTCTTCAAACGGGAGCAAAGCCTCAGGCAACACATGATAACTCACACTGGAAAGAGCccattcacctgccaacagtgtggaaagagtttcagtgacAAAGGAAGCCTTGAAagacacatgagaattcacactggagaaaagccttacacctgccaacaatgtggacagagtttcagtcaaaaaggaaaccttaaagtccacatgtcaactcacactggagaaaagcctgtaactttgattcattattttgtaatatcaaaataa